In Paenibacillus phoenicis, one genomic interval encodes:
- the nadE gene encoding ammonia-dependent NAD(+) synthetase has protein sequence MSLQQEIIKRFGVKPVIDVDEEIRRRVDFLKEQVKAARTTGLLIAISGGIDSAVTTGLCKRATDELTQETGQPYMTLGVFQPYGKQEDIEHSYEVAKAFGLKHTVETNIEEAVDEIALEVEHGLKNIGQSRHLSPQGKGNVKARTRMVMQYALAFELNLLVVGTDHASEAITGFYTKWGDGAVDVTPLSSLNKRQVRQLAVRLGVPQSVIDKAPTAGLWEGQTDEKELGISYEDNSDYLEGKQIDPAVQERLEAFYRKTEHKRSPIPGI, from the coding sequence ATGAGTTTGCAGCAGGAAATCATTAAGCGGTTTGGGGTTAAACCCGTCATTGACGTGGATGAGGAAATTCGCCGGCGGGTCGACTTTTTGAAGGAGCAGGTCAAAGCGGCGCGCACGACCGGCCTATTAATCGCGATCAGCGGCGGGATTGACAGCGCAGTAACCACCGGCTTGTGTAAACGGGCGACGGACGAGCTGACGCAGGAAACCGGCCAACCGTACATGACGTTGGGCGTGTTCCAGCCATACGGGAAGCAGGAGGACATCGAGCACAGCTACGAGGTGGCCAAGGCGTTTGGACTTAAGCATACGGTAGAGACGAATATTGAGGAAGCCGTAGACGAAATTGCCCTCGAAGTCGAGCACGGCTTGAAAAATATCGGGCAATCCCGTCACCTCAGCCCGCAAGGCAAAGGTAACGTGAAAGCGCGGACGCGGATGGTCATGCAATATGCGCTGGCTTTTGAGCTGAACCTGCTCGTTGTGGGCACCGACCATGCGTCCGAGGCGATTACCGGCTTTTACACCAAATGGGGCGATGGAGCCGTTGACGTTACGCCGCTCAGCTCGCTGAACAAACGCCAGGTTCGCCAGCTTGCCGTCCGCCTCGGCGTGCCGCAAAGCGTGATCGACAAGGCGCCAACCGCCGGCCTGTGGGAAGGGCAAACAGATGAGAAGGAGCTCGGAATCAGCTACGAAGATAACAGCGATTATCTGGAAGGCAAGCAGATCGATCCGGCCGTCCAAGAGCGCCTGGAGGCCTTCTACCGCAAAACCGAGCACAAGCGCAGCCCAATCCCGGGCATTTAA
- a CDS encoding efflux RND transporter periplasmic adaptor subunit has protein sequence MDLLKKKWFWGAIVGLAVIALVVANLIGLNRATEVKVTAVEMGKIVEQIYTNGKLEPGQTTSVYAPASGLVEAVKVKSGDTVKKGQVLLTLSMEQVREQLEKERINLQLTEAERLAAKKQHFESFKQARLENPDLEPEELDLTTYDLRIRSSQLTIQSLEKQLANQQVLAPADGVVTSLAVNAGQMLAEGSEIATIADVSRLKVSAYLNELDAGKAEQGMKAVVTGEAFSDSYEGSISYLAPTAGVTDPTSKDTSVEMEVSLNQVSPELRPGYNVTVEMEIPDKERLLAPIDAVQYDGEQAYVFKVQDGVAVKVPVTTGKEGEDQIELVSGAAAGDLVVVEGGDKLQDGAKVKVK, from the coding sequence ATGGACTTGTTGAAGAAAAAATGGTTTTGGGGCGCCATCGTCGGTTTGGCGGTCATCGCGTTGGTCGTTGCCAACCTGATTGGGTTGAATCGGGCAACTGAAGTGAAGGTTACCGCCGTAGAGATGGGCAAAATCGTCGAGCAAATCTACACGAACGGCAAGCTGGAGCCGGGACAGACGACCTCGGTGTACGCTCCGGCAAGCGGATTGGTGGAAGCGGTAAAGGTGAAGTCAGGCGATACGGTCAAGAAAGGGCAGGTTCTCCTTACGCTGAGCATGGAGCAAGTGCGGGAGCAACTGGAGAAGGAACGGATTAATCTGCAATTGACCGAAGCGGAACGACTGGCGGCCAAAAAGCAGCATTTTGAAAGCTTCAAGCAAGCGCGTCTCGAAAACCCGGACCTCGAACCGGAGGAGTTGGACCTTACCACCTATGATTTGCGTATTCGTTCCAGTCAGCTGACGATCCAATCCCTGGAGAAGCAGCTCGCCAATCAGCAGGTGCTAGCCCCAGCCGACGGCGTTGTCACCTCACTTGCGGTAAACGCAGGTCAAATGCTGGCCGAAGGCAGCGAAATCGCAACGATTGCCGATGTGAGCCGGCTTAAAGTAAGTGCATACCTGAATGAGCTGGATGCAGGCAAGGCGGAGCAAGGGATGAAGGCCGTGGTTACCGGTGAGGCTTTTTCGGACAGTTATGAGGGCAGTATCTCGTATTTGGCTCCTACGGCGGGGGTGACCGATCCAACATCCAAGGATACGTCGGTGGAAATGGAAGTCAGCCTGAATCAAGTATCGCCGGAGCTTCGTCCGGGGTATAACGTCACGGTAGAGATGGAGATTCCCGATAAGGAGCGGCTTCTTGCGCCAATCGACGCGGTTCAGTACGACGGTGAGCAGGCATACGTCTTTAAGGTTCAGGACGGTGTTGCCGTTAAGGTGCCGGTTACAACGGGGAAGGAAGGCGAGGATCAAATTGAATTGGTCTCCGGGGCGGCCGCAGGCGATCTGGTCGTGGTGGAAGGCGGCGACAAGCTGCAGGATGGCGCTAAGGTGAAGGTGAAATGA
- a CDS encoding two-component system sensor histidine kinase NtrB produces the protein MDVVKEILLQVLIASLPAFLFPLTFEKTNCCWPHNNRSAEGHPYAVGLMYTCFTSMLLCDIFASRLWEVSPLNFGILPLFALMLYGRLRDGVTLALLQIILHPLFAVNYTLIGFIMETGILLYPFVLLTSRYFKRTGRQGKVAILSLYFMGGETMIGMSPFLTGSLSFHSDLNAITNGFINVLVTMLVGSLFVYMIESTLEKEKLRGQVMQLSREYFREAEKLQQMMDAAPLGIVLLDQQGYIISINETFLQLYRTYQKEPNESRREDLLLRRLSDVLSGVPIESIASRVEQSLEGQTKVTDLIKADNHIYFTSTSPIQKSKSNEVIGAVAIVQDITELETLRMELNHVERLSLVGQMAAGITHEIRNPMAVVRGFLQLMREKSPPTLDHYYRIVMEELDRANGIINDFLSLAQNRPVESEKCHLHDIIKELTPLLWADANLRGQTIEVKLDDSMPELLLNAKEIKQLILNLSRNAMEAMAEKGQLTLETRVTDQGGLLVVSDTGPGIPSGQREKLFEPFFTTKAKGTGLGLALCLSIVERHGGKITVDSTEGQGTTFTVLFPLS, from the coding sequence GTGGATGTTGTTAAAGAGATCCTGCTTCAAGTGCTGATCGCCAGTTTGCCTGCTTTTCTGTTTCCGTTGACGTTTGAGAAAACAAATTGCTGCTGGCCTCACAACAACCGTAGCGCCGAGGGACATCCCTATGCCGTAGGCTTAATGTATACCTGCTTCACCAGCATGTTGCTTTGCGATATTTTTGCCTCGCGGTTATGGGAAGTTTCCCCTTTAAATTTCGGGATATTGCCCCTGTTTGCTCTCATGCTGTATGGTCGGCTCCGGGACGGGGTTACTTTGGCTCTGCTGCAGATCATCCTTCATCCTCTGTTTGCAGTAAATTACACCCTTATCGGGTTTATCATGGAGACGGGAATTCTCCTGTATCCTTTTGTTCTGCTCACTTCCCGCTATTTCAAAAGAACCGGTCGCCAGGGCAAAGTAGCCATCCTCTCTCTCTACTTTATGGGCGGGGAGACGATGATAGGTATGTCTCCATTTTTGACCGGAAGCCTATCATTCCATTCAGACCTCAACGCTATAACGAATGGATTCATTAATGTGTTAGTGACGATGCTGGTCGGCAGCTTGTTCGTTTACATGATCGAAAGCACCTTGGAGAAGGAGAAGCTGCGCGGCCAAGTGATGCAGCTGTCGCGCGAATACTTCCGCGAAGCGGAGAAGCTTCAGCAAATGATGGACGCCGCTCCGCTAGGTATCGTACTGCTGGATCAACAAGGTTATATTATATCGATAAATGAAACGTTTCTCCAACTCTATCGGACGTACCAAAAAGAGCCGAACGAATCGCGACGCGAGGATCTGCTGCTGCGCCGGTTGAGCGATGTGCTCAGCGGCGTGCCGATTGAGTCCATCGCCTCCCGAGTCGAGCAGTCGCTCGAAGGGCAAACGAAAGTGACCGACTTAATCAAAGCGGATAATCATATTTATTTTACCAGTACGTCTCCGATTCAAAAAAGCAAATCCAACGAAGTGATCGGTGCGGTAGCTATCGTTCAGGATATCACCGAACTGGAAACGCTGCGGATGGAGCTGAACCATGTGGAGCGGCTTAGTCTGGTGGGTCAGATGGCTGCCGGGATCACGCACGAAATCCGCAATCCGATGGCGGTGGTGCGGGGCTTTCTGCAGCTCATGCGGGAGAAGAGCCCGCCAACGCTTGATCATTATTACCGGATCGTGATGGAGGAGCTCGATCGGGCCAATGGCATCATCAATGACTTTCTTTCTCTGGCGCAGAATCGTCCAGTTGAAAGTGAGAAATGCCATCTCCACGACATCATCAAGGAGCTGACGCCGTTGCTTTGGGCAGATGCGAACCTTCGCGGCCAAACGATCGAGGTCAAGCTGGATGATTCCATGCCGGAATTGTTGCTGAATGCCAAGGAGATTAAACAGCTGATCTTAAATCTGTCGCGTAATGCGATGGAGGCGATGGCTGAGAAAGGGCAGCTTACGCTTGAGACCAGAGTGACCGATCAGGGTGGACTGCTGGTGGTCAGCGATACAGGACCCGGGATTCCTTCCGGGCAACGGGAGAAGCTGTTCGAGCCATTTTTCACGACAAAAGCGAAGGGAACAGGGCTGGGGCTGGCGTTATGCCTTAGCATCGTCGAACGCCACGGTGGCAAAATTACCGTCGATTCGACAGAGGGTCAAGGCACAACTTTTACCGTTCTTTTTCCACTCTCCTAA
- a CDS encoding YIP1 family protein, translating into MKNVFTIFTAPVETFRRVRESKTAWLFALAVMILVSVVVIYMQMPVLEKEFQRQIQSQQLDAAMQATFMATAKTSAYVMGVVMPIITIFVTGLLLLLLNLVVRGEGKYMQFVSIAAYSALPGLLGSLITGIMIMTMDVQSVTDVSLSLGAFISDKSSPMYQFLSLINPFSIWGLVLYIIGSSVMMKRPYKTVAGWIIVAWLVLSLGSLLLV; encoded by the coding sequence ATGAAAAACGTATTTACGATTTTTACAGCTCCGGTGGAAACGTTTAGGCGGGTGCGGGAGAGTAAGACCGCTTGGCTCTTTGCGCTTGCGGTGATGATCCTTGTCTCCGTTGTCGTGATCTACATGCAGATGCCGGTGCTGGAGAAGGAATTTCAACGGCAGATCCAAAGTCAACAGTTGGATGCCGCGATGCAGGCGACGTTTATGGCGACAGCGAAGACGTCTGCTTACGTGATGGGCGTAGTGATGCCGATTATCACGATTTTCGTGACAGGCCTGCTGTTGTTGCTGCTGAATTTAGTCGTGCGCGGTGAAGGCAAATACATGCAGTTTGTTTCCATCGCTGCTTATTCCGCTCTGCCGGGGCTGTTAGGCAGCTTGATCACGGGAATTATGATCATGACGATGGACGTGCAGTCCGTCACGGATGTTTCGCTGAGCTTGGGGGCCTTTATCTCCGATAAGTCCAGCCCAATGTACCAGTTCTTATCCTTGATCAATCCATTTTCGATTTGGGGGCTCGTACTGTATATTATCGGCTCTTCGGTCATGATGAAACGGCCTTACAAAACGGTGGCAGGTTGGATTATTGTAGCATGGCTCGTGTTATCGCTGGGATCGCTGTTGCTGGTTTAA
- a CDS encoding ABC transporter ATP-binding protein — translation MITLKGITKIYKNGPLEVQALTPIDLHIEKGEFVAIMGSSGSGKSTLMNIIGCLDVPTSGSYELDGAPVESLSEEELARVRNRKIGFVFQSFNLLGRQTVLQNVTLPMMYAGIPREKRNERALELLRRVGLAERVKHRPNELSGGQKQRVAIARALTMNAPILLADEPTGNLDTKSSYEIMDLFKEIHAEGTTIVLVTHEPDIAEHADRIITFGDGRILSDKRKGSVGG, via the coding sequence ATGATTACACTCAAAGGCATCACCAAAATATACAAAAACGGTCCCCTTGAGGTACAGGCTTTGACCCCCATTGATCTGCACATCGAGAAAGGCGAGTTCGTGGCCATCATGGGCTCATCAGGCTCGGGCAAATCAACGTTGATGAACATTATCGGCTGCCTGGACGTCCCGACCTCCGGCAGCTATGAGCTGGACGGAGCTCCGGTAGAGTCGCTGAGCGAGGAGGAGTTGGCACGCGTACGGAACCGGAAAATCGGGTTCGTTTTCCAGAGCTTTAATCTGCTGGGCCGGCAAACCGTGCTGCAAAACGTCACGCTGCCGATGATGTACGCCGGCATCCCCCGGGAGAAGCGCAACGAGCGGGCACTTGAGCTGCTTCGCAGGGTTGGGCTGGCTGAACGGGTTAAGCACCGCCCAAACGAGCTTTCCGGCGGTCAGAAACAGCGGGTGGCGATCGCCCGGGCGCTGACGATGAACGCACCGATCTTGCTGGCCGATGAGCCTACCGGGAACCTAGATACGAAATCGTCCTATGAAATCATGGATTTGTTCAAAGAAATTCACGCCGAAGGGACGACGATCGTGCTCGTTACCCACGAACCGGACATCGCCGAGCATGCCGACCGGATCATCACGTTTGGGGACGGACGGATCCTAAGCGACAAGCGTAAAGGGAGTGTTGGCGGATGA
- a CDS encoding ABC transporter permease, with translation MSIWESILVALDNLRMNKLRSFLTMIGIVFGVAAVVTVVSIGQAGQSSIMSEISNYEDGYFLIYPNYNNGEPEDNTYFRQRELAEIRKLPGVRYVSSSSSYGMTGKLKKEELQFSITGTTSDSPKMQKIDVVAGRFFNSQEERARQKILVVEAKYANKAFGSPQGAIGRKIQLSGGMFRIVGVYKAQESLMSSFGGERYSAYTPITAMLDGEGASDRLSMLEILPTSPERMDETVETVKSWLADRKNVSKDAYVTESARDAEQMIKSTFSILQTIIGSIAGISLLVGGIGVMNIMLVSVTERTREIGIRKAIGATPGTIMLQFMIEAVILSFIGGTIGALLGLLAAWVFALISGWPFVISIWAILLAFGFSAAVGIFFGLYPANKASKLHPIESLRYE, from the coding sequence ATGAGCATTTGGGAGAGCATCCTTGTTGCCCTGGACAATCTCCGAATGAACAAGCTGCGTTCCTTCCTGACGATGATCGGCATCGTTTTTGGCGTCGCTGCGGTGGTCACGGTTGTGTCTATTGGCCAGGCTGGACAAAGCTCGATTATGTCGGAGATTTCTAACTATGAGGATGGGTATTTTCTGATCTATCCGAACTATAACAACGGAGAACCCGAGGACAATACCTATTTCCGGCAGCGTGAATTGGCAGAGATTCGTAAGCTCCCGGGGGTCCGTTACGTTTCGTCGTCGTCTTCCTATGGGATGACCGGTAAGCTTAAGAAGGAAGAGCTGCAATTTAGTATCACTGGGACGACCTCGGATTCGCCTAAAATGCAGAAAATCGATGTGGTGGCGGGCAGGTTTTTTAACTCACAAGAGGAGCGGGCGCGTCAAAAAATCCTTGTAGTTGAGGCCAAATATGCCAATAAAGCGTTTGGTTCCCCGCAAGGGGCAATCGGCCGGAAAATCCAATTATCCGGAGGGATGTTCCGGATTGTTGGGGTGTACAAGGCGCAGGAGAGCCTCATGAGCAGCTTTGGCGGAGAGCGTTACTCCGCTTACACACCGATTACGGCTATGCTGGACGGGGAAGGGGCAAGCGATCGCTTAAGTATGCTCGAGATTCTGCCCACATCGCCGGAGAGAATGGATGAAACGGTGGAGACGGTCAAGTCCTGGCTTGCGGACCGGAAAAACGTAAGCAAGGATGCTTATGTCACGGAATCGGCAAGGGATGCGGAACAAATGATAAAAAGCACGTTCTCCATCCTGCAAACGATCATCGGTTCTATCGCCGGCATCTCCCTGCTTGTCGGGGGGATCGGGGTCATGAACATCATGCTGGTCTCCGTCACGGAACGGACCCGGGAAATCGGGATCCGCAAAGCGATTGGCGCGACGCCGGGGACGATCATGCTCCAGTTTATGATCGAAGCGGTCATCCTCTCGTTTATCGGGGGCACGATTGGCGCCCTGTTAGGGTTATTGGCGGCCTGGGTGTTCGCTTTGATCTCGGGGTGGCCGTTTGTCATCTCGATTTGGGCGATTTTGCTGGCCTTTGGATTTTCGGCTGCGGTGGGTATTTTCTTCGGCTTGTACCCAGCCAACAAAGCCTCCAAGCTGCACCCTATCGAATCGCTGCGTTACGAATAA
- a CDS encoding BrxA/BrxB family bacilliredoxin: MSMSFDQYMRDMVQPMRDELTVLGIQELRTPEEVEEKLPNAKGTALVVVNSVCGCAAGQCRPGVAKALQHDVTPDHLFTVFAGQDKEATAKAREYFAPYPPSSPSIALMKDGELVHFIERHQIEDRSAEEIAADLTSAFDRFCR; this comes from the coding sequence ATGTCGATGTCATTTGACCAATATATGAGAGACATGGTACAACCGATGAGAGACGAATTAACCGTGCTGGGGATTCAAGAGCTGCGTACGCCGGAGGAAGTAGAAGAGAAGCTGCCAAACGCGAAAGGGACTGCGCTGGTCGTTGTCAATTCCGTCTGCGGATGCGCAGCGGGACAATGCCGCCCGGGCGTAGCGAAGGCGTTGCAGCATGACGTGACACCGGACCACCTGTTTACCGTGTTTGCGGGTCAAGATAAAGAAGCAACGGCGAAAGCACGCGAATACTTCGCACCGTATCCGCCTTCTTCGCCTTCGATCGCATTGATGAAGGACGGCGAGCTCGTCCATTTCATCGAACGCCACCAAATTGAAGACCGTTCGGCTGAAGAAATCGCCGCTGATCTGACCAGCGCGTTTGACCGCTTCTGCCGGTAA
- a CDS encoding BaiN/RdsA family NAD(P)/FAD-dependent oxidoreductase, with product MKKADVIVIGGGPSGLMAAIASSEQGSKVLLLDKGDKLGRKLGISGGGRCNVTNAKELDELIQFIPGNGRFLYSALTTFGNKDIIAFFEGLGIRLKEEDNGRMFPVSDKAKTVVDALINKVRSQGVQIRVNSPVAEVLYDNGRTVGVKLKTGEVLESHAVIVAVGGKSVPQTGSTGDGYAWAEKAGHTITELFPTEVPLTSNEPFIQSKELQGLSLRNVSLSVWNPKGKKLIEHHGDMLFTHFGISGPIALRCSQFVVKALKQFGTGNIEVSVDFTPDKSKDEVYNETLKLAEQDPKKSIKNVLRAYLPEKIIPILLQKAELDPHLTYAHIPKQKWLQFAQLVKRFPIRVYGTLSIEEAFVTGGGVNIKEIDPKTMQSKLMPGLYFCGEILDVHGYTGGYNITAAFATGYTAGRNAALSIGR from the coding sequence ATGAAAAAAGCAGATGTCATCGTCATCGGCGGCGGCCCCTCCGGGCTGATGGCCGCCATTGCGTCAAGTGAGCAGGGTTCTAAAGTTCTTTTATTGGACAAGGGAGACAAGTTAGGACGTAAATTGGGCATCTCCGGCGGCGGAAGATGTAATGTCACCAATGCCAAGGAGCTGGACGAGCTCATCCAGTTTATCCCCGGAAACGGCCGTTTCCTCTACAGCGCTTTAACCACGTTCGGCAATAAGGATATTATCGCTTTCTTTGAAGGACTCGGGATTAGGCTCAAAGAAGAAGACAACGGGAGGATGTTCCCTGTCTCCGATAAAGCCAAGACCGTGGTAGATGCGCTGATCAACAAAGTACGCTCCCAAGGTGTTCAAATCCGGGTAAATAGCCCCGTAGCGGAAGTTCTTTACGACAATGGTCGAACCGTCGGCGTCAAGCTGAAAACCGGAGAAGTGCTGGAGAGCCATGCGGTGATTGTCGCTGTTGGAGGGAAATCCGTCCCGCAAACCGGGTCGACCGGTGACGGATATGCCTGGGCAGAGAAAGCCGGCCACACGATTACTGAACTTTTTCCAACAGAAGTTCCGCTCACTTCGAATGAACCTTTTATTCAAAGCAAGGAGCTGCAAGGGCTGTCCTTAAGAAACGTATCCCTTTCCGTATGGAATCCTAAGGGGAAGAAGCTGATCGAGCATCATGGCGATATGCTGTTTACGCACTTCGGGATTTCAGGACCAATTGCTTTACGGTGCAGTCAGTTCGTTGTCAAAGCTCTAAAGCAGTTCGGCACGGGGAATATTGAAGTTTCCGTTGACTTTACTCCCGATAAAAGCAAGGATGAAGTCTACAACGAAACGCTGAAGCTTGCTGAACAAGATCCCAAAAAATCAATTAAAAACGTATTAAGAGCGTATTTGCCTGAGAAAATCATCCCAATCCTGCTGCAAAAAGCCGAATTAGATCCTCACCTGACTTACGCTCACATTCCGAAGCAAAAGTGGCTGCAATTCGCCCAGTTGGTTAAGCGTTTCCCGATTCGGGTCTACGGTACGTTATCGATTGAAGAAGCTTTTGTAACGGGCGGCGGCGTGAATATAAAGGAAATCGATCCTAAAACAATGCAATCGAAGCTGATGCCAGGACTTTATTTCTGCGGCGAAATTCTGGACGTACACGGCTATACCGGCGGATACAACATTACTGCTGCTTTCGCCACGGGGTATACCGCCGGCCGCAACGCAGCGCTGAGTATAGGGCGTTAA
- the acpS gene encoding holo-ACP synthase: MIFGIGHDIVEIQRMERLLNKSIGERLRRRILTVAELELPGQAARPAEFLAGRFAAKEAVSKAFGCGIGQVLSFTDIEILPDAHGKPFVTLTPGAWERLGLSGVGRPEGSGYTIHLSITHERQLASAFAVVERVE; this comes from the coding sequence TTGATTTTCGGAATCGGACATGACATCGTCGAAATCCAGCGCATGGAGCGCTTGTTAAACAAGTCGATCGGCGAACGGCTGCGCCGGCGGATCTTAACCGTGGCGGAGCTGGAGCTGCCTGGACAAGCTGCCCGACCGGCGGAGTTCTTGGCGGGGCGGTTTGCGGCGAAGGAAGCCGTCAGCAAGGCGTTTGGCTGTGGCATCGGTCAGGTGCTAAGCTTTACTGATATCGAGATTTTGCCCGATGCGCACGGGAAACCGTTTGTGACGCTGACGCCGGGAGCCTGGGAACGACTTGGTCTGTCTGGTGTCGGCCGACCGGAGGGCAGCGGGTATACCATACATCTTAGCATTACGCATGAGCGGCAACTGGCTTCGGCCTTTGCCGTGGTGGAACGCGTGGAATAG
- a CDS encoding IS1595 family transposase, with amino-acid sequence MELGMNTELLQPVSSRFQSEADCIEAIITMKWPNGFVCPRCAYTECTRLSSRRLPLFECGRCGYQASPLVGTIFERTHLPLVKWFRALELFLLPDGISALRLSQVIEVTYKTAWLMLHKIRHTLGECDARELLSGDVKVNCDQYAYDSSRYHPAAQPYATAVVAGCTVTEYGEPERVKIQLISHKRGQRADRHDLAAFIHDHIDVHTSTVQSFHLAYRLYLPLRKEVRAAWNSLKRTYIALGLTHLQAYLNEYTVRRHLRMSPSEEEMRHNMLQMCVSIPAIPYRQLIASHQNAHHKKPFFAAAA; translated from the coding sequence ATGGAGTTAGGTATGAATACGGAGCTGCTTCAACCTGTCAGCAGCCGTTTTCAAAGTGAGGCGGACTGCATTGAGGCGATCATCACTATGAAGTGGCCAAACGGATTTGTTTGCCCGCGTTGTGCTTATACGGAGTGCACCCGCCTGTCCTCCCGACGCCTTCCTTTGTTTGAGTGCGGACGATGCGGCTATCAGGCATCGCCTTTGGTCGGCACGATTTTTGAAAGAACCCATCTGCCCCTTGTGAAGTGGTTTCGAGCCCTCGAATTGTTCCTGCTTCCCGACGGCATCTCGGCGCTGCGGTTGAGTCAGGTCATTGAAGTTACCTACAAGACCGCTTGGCTCATGCTGCACAAAATCCGTCATACCCTCGGCGAATGCGATGCCCGGGAACTGCTCTCTGGAGACGTGAAAGTAAACTGCGATCAGTATGCGTATGATTCGTCGCGTTATCATCCGGCTGCTCAGCCATATGCCACCGCGGTTGTAGCCGGCTGCACGGTCACGGAATATGGCGAGCCGGAGCGGGTGAAGATCCAGCTGATATCGCATAAAAGAGGACAACGTGCCGACCGGCATGATCTCGCCGCGTTCATCCATGATCATATCGATGTCCATACCTCCACCGTTCAGTCGTTCCATTTGGCTTATCGGCTGTATTTGCCTTTGCGGAAAGAAGTAAGAGCGGCGTGGAACTCGCTTAAGCGCACGTATATTGCCTTGGGGCTAACACATTTGCAGGCGTATTTGAATGAATACACCGTCCGCCGCCATCTGCGCATGTCCCCTTCCGAGGAAGAAATGCGTCATAATATGCTTCAGATGTGCGTGTCCATTCCAGCGATCCCTTACCGCCAATTAATCGCAAGTCATCAGAACGCACACCATAAGAAGCCGTTCTTTGCAGCAGCCGCGTAA
- a CDS encoding AraC family transcriptional regulator, whose protein sequence is MNQINTIQKSIDYIEERLGEELTLAEVAKAMFYSEYHFHRTFLFFVGETMTSYIRKRRLSLAAELLAHSDLKIVDIALRCGFGSHEAFTRAFRKMYGILPTECRRRGRPPYLVPRANPLRDFVAQITYDWGDYVMQYRIEQIPAKRILGFAIQTKTEDGQNHKDIPAFWQNYMREQWGSRVPGKLHPNVELGVCTALDEDGTFRYIIGFEVDETTEVQEGLTEYRVPAQTYAIFTTPPAGEADFSSSIQQTWDEIFTSWFPTSGYEQVAAPDFEWYDERCWPKEGKQIDIYIPVQPSGAKA, encoded by the coding sequence ATGAATCAAATCAACACCATTCAAAAAAGCATCGATTATATCGAAGAACGGCTAGGCGAGGAGCTCACGTTGGCTGAGGTGGCCAAGGCGATGTTTTACTCGGAATACCATTTTCATCGCACGTTCCTGTTTTTCGTCGGCGAGACGATGACGTCTTATATCCGAAAGCGCAGATTGTCTCTAGCAGCCGAACTCCTGGCACATTCTGATCTGAAGATAGTCGACATCGCGCTGCGCTGCGGCTTTGGTTCCCATGAGGCCTTTACCCGGGCCTTCCGGAAAATGTACGGAATCCTGCCTACGGAATGCCGCCGCCGCGGCCGCCCGCCATACCTGGTACCCAGGGCCAATCCGCTTCGAGATTTCGTTGCTCAAATTACTTATGATTGGGGAGATTATGTCATGCAATACCGTATTGAACAGATTCCAGCTAAGCGCATCCTGGGTTTCGCAATCCAAACAAAAACGGAGGATGGACAAAATCACAAGGACATTCCAGCGTTCTGGCAAAATTATATGCGTGAACAATGGGGCTCCCGCGTCCCCGGCAAACTCCATCCAAATGTTGAACTCGGCGTCTGCACCGCCCTCGATGAAGACGGCACGTTCCGCTATATCATCGGCTTTGAAGTCGACGAAACAACCGAGGTTCAGGAAGGACTCACCGAGTATCGGGTCCCAGCGCAAACCTATGCGATCTTCACCACTCCGCCAGCAGGTGAAGCCGATTTCTCCTCGTCCATTCAGCAGACATGGGACGAAATCTTTACGAGCTGGTTCCCGACGTCCGGCTACGAGCAAGTGGCTGCGCCCGATTTTGAATGGTATGATGAACGCTGCTGGCCGAAGGAAGGTAAACAGATCGACATTTATATCCCGGTTCAGCCATCCGGAGCAAAGGCGTAA